From the Cohaesibacter sp. ES.047 genome, one window contains:
- a CDS encoding ABC transporter substrate-binding protein, which yields MKLWKTLCGAALAALISAAPVSAQETLRLRMNGDINTLDPIATTNFTIRNAAYLMYDTLFALDSNYEPQPQMAEGYTLSDDELTYTITLRDDLKFHDGTDVTAEDVVASINRWGKADSLGKTLFTKVDSFTASDDKTVVLKMSSPWGQVIPALAKISSNIPVIMPAEMAAQAPSDPIAIPMGSGPYMLVPDEWVPGSIAVFKKFEDYVPRSEPADMAAGGKVAHFDRVELVYIPDTMTAVDALITGEIDWMEEVPSDLLALFEGVDSAKTIAARQSGNSLQLVVNHLNPPFDNVKIRQALQLSLEQMPFLLAQYGSNPDLYLECAAVFFCDTPYESDANTDRILKRDVAKAKAMLKEAGYDGTPVFIMHVTDIPAQDASYSVLKPMLEEVGFVVKEQMADWATVGSRRASKEPVDKGGWNVFFTGWGFVDQSNPMTNVYVAGACEDGWFGWACSEELQELRRKFADAQTQEERKKLAERMQIVTHDLVSYVPLGQSFPSQGIATNLEGYIESPVPFFWNLKRK from the coding sequence ATGAAGCTTTGGAAAACTCTATGCGGTGCCGCATTGGCGGCCCTCATTAGCGCAGCCCCGGTGAGCGCGCAAGAAACGCTTCGCTTGAGGATGAATGGTGACATCAACACCCTTGATCCGATCGCGACGACCAATTTCACAATCCGCAATGCCGCCTATCTGATGTATGACACCCTGTTTGCGCTGGACTCCAATTATGAGCCTCAGCCGCAAATGGCAGAAGGGTATACCCTGTCAGACGATGAGCTCACCTATACCATCACGTTGCGCGATGACCTGAAATTCCATGACGGCACCGATGTGACAGCCGAAGATGTGGTGGCCTCGATCAATCGCTGGGGCAAGGCTGATAGCCTCGGCAAAACGCTGTTTACAAAAGTGGACAGCTTCACGGCCTCCGATGACAAGACCGTTGTTTTGAAAATGAGCAGCCCCTGGGGTCAGGTCATCCCGGCGCTGGCAAAGATCTCGTCCAACATCCCGGTCATCATGCCGGCAGAGATGGCCGCACAAGCGCCGTCCGATCCGATCGCCATTCCAATGGGATCCGGTCCCTATATGCTGGTTCCCGATGAATGGGTACCGGGCAGCATCGCCGTTTTCAAGAAATTTGAAGACTATGTGCCGCGCTCCGAACCTGCCGATATGGCAGCGGGCGGAAAAGTCGCCCATTTCGACCGTGTCGAACTGGTCTATATTCCCGACACCATGACCGCCGTGGACGCGCTCATCACGGGCGAGATCGACTGGATGGAAGAAGTGCCGTCCGATTTATTGGCTCTGTTCGAGGGCGTTGACAGTGCCAAGACCATTGCTGCGCGTCAGTCAGGCAACTCTCTCCAACTCGTTGTCAACCACCTGAACCCTCCGTTTGACAATGTGAAAATCCGGCAGGCGCTGCAATTGTCGCTCGAGCAAATGCCGTTCCTGTTGGCGCAGTATGGCTCCAACCCGGATCTGTATCTGGAATGTGCAGCGGTATTCTTCTGTGACACGCCTTACGAGTCCGATGCCAACACGGATCGCATCCTGAAGCGCGACGTGGCAAAAGCCAAGGCAATGCTCAAGGAAGCCGGATATGATGGAACGCCCGTCTTCATCATGCATGTGACCGACATTCCCGCTCAGGATGCCTCCTATTCGGTTCTCAAACCGATGCTTGAAGAGGTTGGGTTCGTGGTCAAGGAGCAAATGGCCGATTGGGCGACCGTAGGCTCTCGCCGTGCAAGTAAAGAGCCTGTCGACAAGGGCGGCTGGAACGTCTTCTTCACTGGCTGGGGATTTGTTGACCAGTCCAACCCGATGACGAACGTCTATGTTGCAGGTGCTTGCGAAGACGGCTGGTTCGGCTGGGCTTGCTCCGAGGAATTGCAGGAACTACGCCGCAAGTTTGCAGATGCCCAGACACAGGAAGAACGCAAGAAGCTCGCCGAACGGATGCAGATCGTCACCCATGATCTGGTCAGCTACGTGCCTCTTGGTCAGAGCTTCCCCTCTCAAGGCATTGCCACCAATCTTGAGGGATATATTGAAAGCCCCGTGCCCTTCTTCTGGAACTTGAAACGCAAATAG
- a CDS encoding LacI family DNA-binding transcriptional regulator, with the protein MATIKDVARIAGVSVTTVSATINGTAPVSEKMKAKVWAAIEQAGYQPDPIARNLRMGKSKTIGLIVPDISTPWAAHLAKAMQRALSDVGYNMLFSSSDDDPDREFREIGLFMAHRVAGLVIAPTSHGENYAERLSAAVKAPAILVDRKVPDADLDAVTDDNVRGAELLARYLLKLGHRDIAFLVGRPGISASYERFDGFALAMQKSGFTLREDLVKRSIYKTEQAHAAVQQLMLSTSPPTAIACISLAQLMGTMAGLEKLGLRVPEDVSVVSFDGFHPAEGWHPSMTSLTQDIEAISTKAAQMLLQRIDGDYTGARRIVRVAPSLTIRTSCSPVLQKAE; encoded by the coding sequence GTGGCCACGATCAAGGATGTAGCACGCATTGCTGGAGTTTCCGTGACAACCGTTTCGGCAACCATCAACGGAACCGCGCCGGTTAGCGAGAAGATGAAAGCCAAGGTCTGGGCTGCCATCGAACAGGCAGGCTATCAGCCTGATCCGATCGCCCGGAACCTGCGCATGGGCAAGTCAAAGACCATCGGTCTGATCGTACCGGACATTTCGACCCCATGGGCTGCCCATCTTGCCAAGGCGATGCAACGCGCCCTGTCGGACGTTGGCTACAACATGCTGTTCTCGAGCAGTGATGATGATCCTGACAGGGAGTTCCGCGAAATTGGATTGTTCATGGCCCACCGGGTGGCCGGGTTGGTGATTGCCCCGACCAGTCATGGCGAGAATTATGCCGAGCGCCTGTCAGCGGCAGTGAAGGCACCCGCGATTCTCGTTGACCGTAAAGTGCCCGATGCCGATCTGGATGCGGTGACGGACGACAATGTGAGAGGCGCAGAACTGTTGGCGCGCTATCTCTTGAAGCTTGGCCACAGGGATATTGCGTTTCTGGTCGGTCGACCGGGTATTTCCGCCTCGTATGAGCGTTTTGACGGCTTTGCCCTTGCGATGCAAAAGTCTGGATTCACGCTGCGCGAAGATCTTGTAAAGCGGTCCATATACAAGACCGAACAGGCCCATGCTGCTGTTCAGCAATTGATGCTTTCAACCAGTCCGCCAACGGCAATCGCCTGTATTTCTCTTGCGCAGCTCATGGGCACGATGGCCGGTCTCGAAAAGCTTGGCCTCAGGGTTCCTGAAGATGTGTCTGTGGTCTCGTTCGACGGATTTCATCCAGCCGAAGGGTGGCACCCATCGATGACGTCGCTCACTCAGGATATCGAAGCGATCAGCACCAAGGCCGCGCAAATGCTCTTGCAACGGATCGATGGCGACTATACCGGAGCGCGGCGCATTGTCCGCGTCGCCCCCAGCCTGACCATCAGAACTTCATGTTCGCCCGTTTTGCAAAAGGCGGAATGA
- a CDS encoding DMT family transporter, which produces MKVEKRTKATEGILIMCVGVVCLCINDAIAKTLTDGYSPLQILFMRNAIALPFVIALVLKLGGPQALRSYRPMAHLLRGILWLSAATLFFTGLSYLGLAEATTLIFAAPVFVTALTALVLKEKVGLARWSFVLLGFLGVLIVVRPGTATFQMASLFPLATAFLYALLMISSRWVDPRESVWTLMLYLSGFGALLSALLQPFVWQPIQTEDIWLFLGIALLGTLGVTLITQAFRFAPAAVVAPFDYTALIWATLLGWLLWDEIPDGVTYIGASIIVLSGILIVLRERKLALKEEQESPASAELQDDPQSS; this is translated from the coding sequence TTGAAGGTCGAGAAAAGAACGAAGGCGACAGAAGGCATCCTGATCATGTGTGTAGGCGTCGTGTGCCTGTGCATCAATGATGCCATCGCCAAGACCCTCACCGATGGCTATTCGCCGCTTCAGATCCTTTTCATGCGCAACGCCATCGCACTGCCTTTTGTCATAGCACTCGTGCTCAAGCTCGGCGGGCCACAAGCCTTGCGCTCCTATCGCCCGATGGCCCATCTGTTGCGCGGCATTCTCTGGCTCAGTGCTGCGACCCTGTTTTTCACCGGCCTGAGCTATCTAGGGCTTGCCGAGGCAACGACGCTGATCTTTGCCGCACCAGTTTTCGTCACAGCCCTCACGGCACTCGTCCTCAAGGAAAAGGTCGGGCTGGCTCGCTGGTCATTTGTTCTGTTGGGATTTCTGGGCGTGTTGATTGTTGTCAGGCCAGGAACCGCAACCTTCCAGATGGCCTCTCTCTTTCCGCTGGCAACCGCCTTCCTCTATGCCCTTTTGATGATCAGTTCTCGCTGGGTTGATCCCCGCGAGAGCGTCTGGACATTGATGCTCTATCTGTCCGGCTTTGGCGCTCTGCTCAGCGCCTTGCTTCAGCCCTTTGTCTGGCAACCGATCCAGACTGAGGATATCTGGCTGTTTCTGGGAATTGCACTGCTTGGCACCCTCGGTGTCACGCTGATCACTCAGGCTTTCCGTTTTGCACCAGCGGCAGTCGTTGCGCCCTTTGACTATACAGCACTCATCTGGGCAACGCTTCTGGGCTGGCTGCTTTGGGATGAAATCCCGGACGGGGTGACCTATATCGGCGCAAGCATCATCGTGCTCAGCGGCATCCTGATTGTTCTGCGGGAGCGAAAATTGGCACTGAAGGAAGAGCAGGAAAGCCCCGCAAGCGCGGAGCTTCAAGATGACCCTCAGTCTTCATAG
- a CDS encoding MarR family winged helix-turn-helix transcriptional regulator encodes MTEKPSEIQIGYLIFEVSKLIRRQFEEEAKSLGLTLQQSRVMGFLQRHPAGQSQSSIAREIDSDPMTLSGILDRLEKRDLVERSPDPQDSRAKLVTLTSEGVSLFVKARALADGIGKRLHDRALCRLDEDQLDALLLGLTSIRDELSTTSPDQRDQVK; translated from the coding sequence ATGACCGAAAAACCCAGTGAAATCCAAATTGGCTATCTGATTTTCGAAGTTTCCAAGTTGATCCGCCGGCAGTTCGAGGAAGAGGCCAAGAGCCTTGGCCTGACGCTGCAGCAGTCGCGGGTCATGGGGTTTCTTCAACGGCACCCGGCCGGTCAGTCCCAATCCAGCATTGCCCGCGAGATCGACAGTGATCCGATGACGCTGAGCGGTATTCTCGACAGGCTGGAAAAGCGTGATCTGGTCGAGCGCAGTCCTGATCCTCAGGACAGCCGCGCCAAACTGGTAACACTGACAAGTGAGGGCGTTTCCCTCTTTGTCAAAGCTCGGGCATTGGCGGATGGCATCGGCAAGCGACTGCATGATCGAGCCCTTTGCCGACTGGATGAGGACCAACTGGATGCTTTGCTTCTTGGTCTGACCAGTATTCGCGATGAACTGAGCACAACGTCCCCCGATCAAAGAGACCAAGTAAAATGA
- a CDS encoding HlyD family secretion protein: MSVRNVKYANKSLIKKDEEVSDEAQHYENPPKAANDEETAEASSSSSKRTGRLALMLIVPLALVVGGGWFWLTGGRFEETDNAYAQQAQVAISSDVSGRILSVDVEESQRVSAGDVLFKLDSEPFQIAVDQAEASLGKIRLDVEQLKVNYQTATAMRDASRETLKVQQELYDRRAILAKKGVTSNNSLDELKLSLLQAKSAVTSAEKTVDKARAALAGNPKIATDDHPLVRQANAALKLAKRNLAKATVKAPHDGIVNHIDELNTGQYIDAGTAVASLFEVNKTWVDANFKETQLENIRIGMPVDVTFDAYPGTHFKGRVASISSGTGAEFSLIPAQNATGNWVKVVQRVPVRIEPENDSFSDRLRSGMSAVVSIDTGKTTLNRL, translated from the coding sequence ATGAGTGTTAGAAACGTGAAATATGCGAACAAATCCCTCATCAAGAAAGATGAGGAGGTTTCTGACGAAGCGCAGCATTATGAAAATCCGCCCAAGGCCGCCAATGATGAAGAGACGGCAGAGGCATCCTCTTCATCATCAAAGCGGACGGGGCGGTTGGCCCTGATGCTGATTGTGCCGTTGGCGCTTGTCGTGGGTGGTGGCTGGTTCTGGCTGACGGGCGGTCGCTTCGAGGAAACCGACAATGCCTATGCGCAGCAAGCCCAGGTTGCCATCTCGTCTGACGTTTCGGGCCGCATTCTCAGCGTCGATGTCGAGGAAAGCCAGAGGGTGAGCGCAGGGGATGTGCTGTTCAAGCTGGATTCCGAGCCGTTTCAGATCGCGGTGGATCAGGCCGAGGCATCCCTTGGCAAGATCCGTCTTGATGTGGAACAGCTCAAGGTCAATTACCAGACGGCGACTGCGATGCGGGATGCCTCGCGCGAAACGCTCAAGGTTCAGCAAGAGCTTTATGATCGTCGTGCGATCCTCGCCAAGAAGGGGGTCACCTCCAACAACAGTCTTGATGAACTGAAACTTTCTTTGCTGCAGGCCAAGAGCGCGGTGACCTCTGCCGAAAAAACGGTCGACAAGGCGCGGGCGGCTCTCGCCGGTAACCCCAAGATTGCGACCGACGACCATCCGTTGGTTCGGCAGGCCAATGCGGCGTTGAAACTTGCCAAGCGCAATCTTGCCAAGGCAACGGTCAAGGCTCCCCATGACGGCATCGTCAATCACATCGACGAGCTCAACACCGGACAGTATATCGATGCGGGTACAGCGGTTGCGAGCCTGTTTGAAGTCAACAAGACATGGGTGGACGCGAACTTCAAGGAAACCCAGTTGGAGAACATCCGTATCGGCATGCCCGTTGACGTGACGTTCGACGCCTATCCGGGGACGCACTTCAAGGGCCGGGTTGCCAGCATCAGTTCGGGAACCGGCGCCGAGTTTTCGCTCATTCCGGCGCAGAATGCCACGGGCAACTGGGTCAAGGTGGTCCAGCGGGTGCCGGTGCGCATCGAACCTGAGAATGACAGTTTCTCCGACCGGTTGCGGTCGGGCATGAGCGCCGTTGTCAGCATCGATACCGGCAAGACAACTCTCAACAGACTTTGA
- a CDS encoding DHA2 family efflux MFS transporter permease subunit: MAQIPDDSAPAVVVKHKALLTIAIMLATVMQVLDTTIANVALPHMSAALGAAQHEITWVLTSYIVAAAIATPVTGWMSDRIGQKLLFLLAVGGFTLASALCGIATSLPEMVAFRILQGLCGAMIAPLAQTVILNINPKERVSQAMAIYGMGVMVAPIVGPTLGGWLTESVNWRWVFLVNVPVGILCIALLLVYMPNSDKRNRRFDFFGFAMLALGIGALQLMLDRGSDNNWFESTETWIELGLVISGLWVYLVHSMTAESPFVDLRIFRDRNFALAAVFMFLIGMTMFSALALLPPLMQSYLGYPVMASGTLMAPRGIASMVSMLIVSRISHRVDGRAMMLFGAVVMSWSLYMMTGFNLQMDSNLIVVTGVLQGFGMGFIFVPLSAMAFSTLSTQLRGDGTSMYALMRNMGQGIGVSMVSAVLVHMTQANHAELAERLTSTSGAVHAYLPGLLSGSSSAVQTANSLVTQQAAMLGYIDDFLLMSVLSALSIPLILLLRKPKKSAA, encoded by the coding sequence ATGGCACAGATTCCAGACGATTCCGCTCCGGCCGTTGTGGTCAAGCACAAGGCACTCTTGACCATTGCGATCATGCTGGCGACGGTGATGCAGGTGCTCGACACCACGATTGCCAACGTTGCGCTGCCGCACATGTCCGCAGCGCTCGGAGCGGCGCAGCATGAAATCACGTGGGTGCTCACGTCCTACATCGTTGCGGCGGCCATCGCGACGCCGGTGACGGGATGGATGAGCGATCGCATCGGCCAGAAGCTGCTGTTTCTGCTGGCTGTTGGCGGGTTTACTCTGGCGTCGGCTCTATGCGGGATTGCGACCAGTCTTCCCGAAATGGTCGCTTTCAGGATCCTGCAGGGCCTGTGTGGCGCGATGATCGCGCCATTGGCTCAGACCGTGATCCTCAATATCAACCCCAAAGAGCGCGTCTCTCAGGCCATGGCAATCTATGGCATGGGCGTGATGGTTGCCCCGATCGTCGGGCCGACCCTTGGGGGCTGGCTGACCGAGAGTGTCAACTGGCGCTGGGTCTTTCTGGTCAATGTGCCGGTCGGCATTCTGTGCATTGCGCTTCTGCTGGTCTATATGCCGAATAGCGATAAGCGAAACCGGCGGTTTGACTTCTTCGGCTTTGCGATGCTGGCTTTGGGGATCGGTGCCTTGCAGTTGATGCTTGACCGCGGTTCGGACAACAACTGGTTCGAATCCACCGAGACCTGGATCGAGCTGGGGCTGGTAATTTCCGGGCTTTGGGTCTATCTGGTCCATTCCATGACGGCCGAGTCTCCCTTTGTCGATCTGCGAATTTTCCGGGATCGCAACTTTGCGCTCGCTGCAGTGTTCATGTTCCTGATCGGCATGACGATGTTTTCGGCCTTGGCGCTGTTGCCACCCCTTATGCAGAGTTATCTGGGCTATCCGGTTATGGCATCGGGGACCTTGATGGCGCCGCGCGGTATTGCTTCGATGGTGTCGATGCTGATTGTCTCGCGCATCAGCCATCGGGTGGATGGCCGTGCCATGATGCTGTTCGGGGCGGTGGTCATGAGTTGGTCGCTCTATATGATGACCGGGTTCAATCTTCAGATGGATTCCAATCTGATTGTTGTCACCGGCGTCTTGCAAGGGTTCGGTATGGGCTTCATTTTCGTGCCCCTGTCGGCCATGGCCTTTTCGACCCTGTCGACGCAGTTGCGTGGTGACGGAACGTCGATGTATGCGCTGATGCGCAACATGGGGCAGGGGATCGGTGTTTCGATGGTATCCGCCGTTCTTGTCCATATGACACAGGCCAACCATGCCGAGCTGGCCGAGCGCCTGACCTCGACCTCGGGGGCGGTGCACGCCTATCTGCCGGGGTTGCTATCAGGATCCAGCAGCGCTGTCCAGACGGCCAATTCGTTGGTGACACAGCAGGCCGCGATGCTTGGTTACATCGATGACTTCCTGCTCATGTCCGTATTGAGCGCCTTGTCCATTCCGTTGATCCTGTTGCTGCGCAAGCCCAAGAAGTCGGCGGCATAA
- a CDS encoding BCCT family transporter: MSTEDEATGIPAPEGITEIIDTDYEIGQDNVEGQVGPFGFDVHNPVFMVSGLCIVAFVFYALALPEQAASIFGWLRPWLTSTFDWFFISAANVFVLFCLFLIVSPWGKIRLGGREATPDFSYSGWFAMLFAAGMGIGLMFFGVLEPVYHMAISSPLGTPSPFDADGNLIPANVELAKEMGLAGTIYHWGLHPWAIYAVVALALALFSYNKGLPLTIRSAFHPIFGDRIWGWTGHFIDILAVFATLFGLATSLGFGAQQANAGLNHVFGIPVGIPTQVILITCITGIALVSVLRGLDGGVKVLSEINMGIATLLLLFVLLAGPTMLIFTDFGEGLVAYVKDLVPLSNPIGRTDDAYRQGWTAFYWAWWISWSPFVGMFIARVSRGRTVREFMICVLLIPSLVCVLWMAVFGGVAIDQVLTDPANSAVKAQVIDSYNPPLSLFAMLEGLPLSSITSVIAIVLVIVFFVTSSDSGSLVIDTITAGGKIDAPVPQRVFWATFEGAVAIVLLIGGGLTALQAMVISTGLPFTLVLLLMCWAILQGLRSEPR; encoded by the coding sequence ATGTCGACAGAAGACGAAGCAACGGGCATCCCAGCCCCTGAAGGGATAACGGAAATCATCGATACCGATTATGAAATCGGTCAGGACAATGTTGAAGGTCAGGTTGGCCCCTTTGGCTTTGATGTTCACAACCCGGTTTTCATGGTTTCTGGCCTTTGCATTGTGGCGTTTGTTTTTTATGCCCTTGCTCTGCCGGAACAGGCTGCCTCCATCTTTGGCTGGCTGAGGCCTTGGCTTACTTCAACATTCGACTGGTTCTTCATTAGCGCGGCGAATGTCTTTGTTCTCTTCTGCCTCTTCCTGATCGTCAGCCCATGGGGCAAGATCCGGCTTGGTGGCAGGGAAGCCACTCCCGACTTTTCCTATTCGGGCTGGTTCGCCATGCTGTTTGCTGCAGGCATGGGCATCGGCCTGATGTTCTTTGGTGTGCTTGAGCCGGTCTATCACATGGCCATCTCCAGTCCGCTCGGAACCCCCTCACCGTTCGATGCTGATGGCAACCTGATTCCAGCCAATGTAGAATTGGCCAAGGAAATGGGGCTCGCCGGCACTATCTACCACTGGGGTCTGCACCCTTGGGCGATTTACGCCGTCGTGGCTCTGGCCTTGGCCCTTTTCTCCTACAACAAGGGCCTGCCACTGACCATCCGCTCTGCGTTTCACCCGATTTTCGGCGACCGCATCTGGGGCTGGACTGGCCACTTCATCGACATCCTTGCAGTGTTCGCAACCCTGTTCGGTCTGGCCACCTCGCTCGGCTTTGGTGCCCAACAGGCGAACGCCGGTCTCAATCACGTCTTTGGCATACCTGTCGGCATCCCGACACAGGTCATCCTGATCACCTGCATCACCGGTATCGCCCTTGTCTCGGTTCTTCGTGGTCTTGACGGCGGTGTCAAAGTCCTCTCCGAAATCAACATGGGCATCGCAACGCTGTTGCTGCTGTTCGTTCTGCTGGCCGGTCCGACCATGCTCATATTCACCGATTTTGGCGAAGGGCTGGTTGCGTATGTCAAGGATCTCGTGCCGCTGTCCAATCCAATCGGCCGGACCGACGATGCCTATCGTCAGGGCTGGACGGCCTTCTACTGGGCCTGGTGGATCAGCTGGTCACCGTTTGTCGGCATGTTCATTGCCCGCGTCTCCCGTGGCCGCACCGTGCGCGAGTTCATGATCTGCGTTCTGCTGATCCCGTCCCTCGTCTGCGTCCTCTGGATGGCCGTCTTCGGTGGTGTGGCGATTGATCAGGTTCTGACCGATCCGGCAAACTCCGCCGTCAAGGCTCAGGTGATCGACAGCTACAATCCGCCGTTGTCGCTGTTCGCCATGCTCGAAGGCCTGCCGCTGTCCTCCATCACGTCAGTCATTGCCATCGTGCTGGTGATTGTCTTCTTCGTCACCTCGTCGGACTCCGGTTCCCTGGTGATCGATACCATCACCGCCGGCGGTAAGATCGATGCACCGGTTCCACAGCGCGTTTTCTGGGCAACCTTCGAAGGGGCCGTCGCCATCGTGCTTCTGATTGGAGGTGGGCTGACAGCCCTGCAAGCCATGGTGATCTCCACCGGGCTACCCTTCACATTGGTTCTCTTGCTGATGTGCTGGGCGATCCTGCAAGGGTTGCGGTCCGAACCGCGCTAA
- a CDS encoding NAD-dependent succinate-semialdehyde dehydrogenase, with protein sequence MQLKDNSLLENRAYINGEWLSLPDSFDVTNPATGDLITKVSDCAQADVKEAIDSAYVAQKEWAAKTGKERAGLMRKWFDLIVENADDLGAILCAEMGKPFEEARGEILYGASFIEWFAEEAKRVYGDTIPGHQPDKRIIVIKQPVGVVGSITPWNFPNAMIARKVAPALAAGCSFVARPAELTPLSALAMAVLAERAGIPKGVFNVIPNSHSSMTGEELCTNPKIAKITFTGSTKVGSILMRQCADGIKKMSLELGGNAPFIVFDDADLDAAVDGAMIAKYRNNGQTCVCANRIYVQSGVYDEFAKKLTEAASKLKPGNGFDEGVTTGPLINEAAVEKVEAHLKDAVEKGAEIILGGSRMEGTFFEPTVIANVPRSALLSSEETFGPVAPLIRFDAEEDAITMANDTEFGLAGYFYSNNLARVWRVAEAMETGMVGVNTGLISTEVAPFGGIKQSGLGREGSKYGIEDYLEIKYICLGGI encoded by the coding sequence ATGCAACTCAAGGACAACAGTCTTTTGGAAAACAGGGCCTATATCAATGGCGAATGGCTGAGCCTGCCAGACTCCTTTGATGTGACCAACCCGGCCACGGGCGACCTGATCACCAAGGTTTCTGACTGCGCTCAAGCGGACGTTAAGGAAGCGATCGACTCAGCTTATGTTGCGCAGAAGGAATGGGCCGCCAAAACCGGCAAGGAACGCGCCGGTCTCATGCGCAAATGGTTTGATCTGATCGTCGAAAATGCCGACGACCTTGGCGCCATACTCTGCGCTGAAATGGGAAAACCCTTTGAGGAAGCACGCGGCGAGATTCTCTATGGGGCCTCCTTCATTGAATGGTTCGCCGAAGAAGCCAAGCGCGTCTATGGCGACACCATCCCCGGACACCAGCCCGACAAGCGGATCATCGTCATCAAACAGCCGGTGGGCGTTGTCGGCTCCATTACTCCATGGAATTTTCCCAACGCCATGATCGCCCGCAAGGTTGCCCCGGCGCTCGCGGCTGGCTGTTCCTTCGTTGCGCGACCCGCCGAATTGACGCCGTTGTCGGCATTGGCGATGGCGGTGCTGGCAGAGCGTGCTGGCATTCCCAAAGGGGTATTCAACGTCATTCCCAACAGCCATTCGTCCATGACCGGTGAAGAACTCTGCACCAACCCCAAGATTGCCAAGATCACGTTCACCGGCTCGACCAAGGTAGGCTCGATCCTGATGCGCCAATGCGCAGATGGCATCAAGAAGATGAGCCTCGAGTTGGGTGGCAATGCCCCCTTCATCGTCTTCGATGACGCCGATCTTGATGCCGCCGTTGATGGCGCGATGATCGCCAAATACCGCAACAACGGCCAGACCTGTGTCTGTGCCAACCGGATCTATGTGCAAAGCGGCGTCTATGACGAATTTGCCAAGAAGCTCACGGAGGCCGCCAGCAAGCTCAAGCCTGGCAATGGCTTTGACGAAGGCGTGACCACAGGCCCGCTGATCAACGAAGCCGCGGTTGAAAAGGTCGAAGCCCACCTCAAGGACGCGGTCGAAAAAGGCGCGGAAATCATTCTGGGCGGCTCGCGCATGGAAGGCACCTTCTTTGAGCCAACCGTGATTGCCAATGTGCCCCGTTCAGCCCTGCTCTCCTCTGAGGAGACCTTTGGTCCGGTGGCCCCGCTGATCAGGTTCGATGCTGAGGAAGACGCGATCACCATGGCCAACGACACCGAATTTGGCCTCGCGGGCTACTTCTACTCCAACAATCTCGCACGTGTCTGGCGCGTGGCGGAAGCCATGGAAACGGGCATGGTAGGCGTCAACACCGGCCTTATCTCGACCGAAGTGGCCCCATTTGGCGGTATCAAGCAGTCCGGACTTGGGCGTGAAGGCTCGAAATATGGCATCGAGGACTATCTCGAGATCAAGTATATCTGCCTGGGTGGCATCTGA